The proteins below are encoded in one region of Acidobacteriota bacterium:
- a CDS encoding glutamate synthase-related protein — protein sequence MKKVKVAEWEELSDRQPAYALVGNVDLVVVRWDDRASVLYGRCIHRGALLADGRVEGEDLICGVHNWDYRLDSGVSAYDNAEALRKFSSWVEDGTVWVDEDEINAWEEEHPQAWDRDAYQGLYQDHHGTKDEPHTSLIHQLARDGLSKVGHHGPVAAMGVPAPELPRWDDLQFVTGQLARVPKLDDAEVGTELVIGPRASKPLRLEIPLFVSDMSFGALSEEAKVALAAGAERAGTGICSGEGGMLPEEQEACSRYFYELASARFGFSMDKLARVQAFHFKGGQGAKTGTGGHLPGEKVKGKIAEVRELEEGESAISPARFPDWEQVDDFRRFAGEVREATGGIPIGFKLSAQHIEDDLDAALAIGVDYVILDGRGGGTGAAPRLFRDNISVPTIPALARARQHLDRRGASRDVTLIITGGLRTPADFAKALALGADGVALSNSAIQALGCLAMRACHTNNCPVGIATQKEHLRARLDIAIAAQRLERFFRASVELMQVLARACGHDHLAQFRREDLTTWQRDMAYLSGVRYGGVLPVS from the coding sequence ATGAAGAAAGTCAAAGTCGCTGAGTGGGAGGAGTTGTCCGATCGCCAGCCGGCCTACGCGCTGGTCGGCAACGTCGATCTGGTGGTGGTGCGTTGGGACGACCGGGCGTCGGTTCTCTACGGCCGCTGCATTCACCGTGGCGCCCTGCTGGCGGATGGCCGGGTGGAAGGCGAGGACCTGATTTGCGGCGTCCACAACTGGGACTATCGGCTCGACTCCGGGGTCAGCGCCTACGACAATGCCGAGGCCCTTCGGAAGTTCTCCTCTTGGGTGGAGGACGGCACTGTATGGGTGGACGAGGACGAAATCAACGCCTGGGAGGAGGAGCACCCGCAGGCCTGGGATCGCGATGCCTACCAGGGGCTTTACCAGGACCACCACGGCACGAAGGACGAGCCCCACACCTCGTTGATCCACCAACTGGCCCGGGACGGCCTGTCGAAGGTCGGCCATCACGGCCCAGTGGCGGCGATGGGGGTACCCGCACCGGAACTTCCGCGCTGGGACGACCTCCAGTTCGTCACCGGGCAACTCGCCCGGGTGCCCAAACTCGACGACGCCGAGGTCGGCACCGAGCTGGTCATCGGCCCACGGGCCTCCAAGCCGCTGCGCCTGGAGATCCCGCTATTCGTTTCGGACATGAGTTTTGGTGCCCTGTCGGAAGAGGCGAAGGTCGCCCTCGCCGCCGGCGCCGAGCGCGCCGGTACCGGCATTTGCTCCGGTGAGGGCGGCATGCTGCCGGAGGAGCAGGAGGCCTGCAGCCGCTACTTCTACGAGCTGGCCTCCGCCCGCTTCGGCTTCTCGATGGACAAGCTGGCGCGCGTCCAGGCCTTCCACTTCAAGGGCGGCCAAGGAGCGAAGACCGGCACCGGTGGGCACCTGCCGGGAGAGAAAGTCAAGGGCAAGATCGCCGAAGTGCGGGAACTCGAGGAAGGCGAATCGGCCATTTCGCCGGCCCGTTTCCCGGACTGGGAGCAGGTGGACGATTTTCGGCGCTTTGCCGGGGAGGTGCGTGAGGCGACCGGCGGCATCCCCATCGGCTTCAAGCTCTCCGCCCAGCACATCGAAGACGACCTCGACGCGGCCCTCGCGATCGGCGTGGACTATGTGATTCTCGATGGCCGCGGTGGCGGTACCGGCGCCGCGCCGCGGTTGTTCCGGGACAACATCTCGGTGCCCACCATCCCCGCCCTGGCGCGCGCCCGGCAACATCTGGACCGGCGCGGGGCGAGCCGCGACGTCACCTTGATCATCACCGGCGGCCTGCGCACCCCGGCGGACTTCGCGAAGGCCCTGGCCCTGGGGGCGGACGGCGTGGCCCTCTCCAATTCGGCGATCCAGGCCTTGGGCTGCCTCGCCATGCGCGCCTGCCACACCAACAACTGCCCGGTGGGCATCGCCACCCAGAAGGAGCACCTGCGGGCGCGCCTCGACATCGCCATCGCCGCCCAGCGGCTAGAGCGCTTCTTCCGAGCGAGCGTTGAGCTGATGCAGGTACTGGCTCGGGCCTGCGGCCACGACCATCTGGCGCAGTTCCGGCGCGAAGATTTGACCACCTGGCAGCGGGACATGGCCTATTTGAGCGGCGTTCGCTATGGCGGCGTCTTGCCCGTGAGCTGA
- a CDS encoding thiamine pyrophosphate-dependent enzyme: MTSGAGWFRVLALEELPEGRVKSVTCAHRTLCMTHHQGSFAALDNRCPHQGGPLGEGSIEKGVLRCPWHGWDYDPLTGKAPGFDDGVETFPVEVRHDGVYVRLEEEAPHEPTVTDVMAETMVNWGVRQVWGMVGHSNLGLADALRRQEKAGRVTFYGIRHEGAASFAASAYGKLTGRPAACFAIAGPGATNLLTGLWDAHVDRSPVLALTGQVNTQVLGPGAFQEIDLAAAFGGVAQWSQPVLHDSKPAELINLALKSAILNRGVSHLIFPDEVQVLPAGRAKAGGPQGRLPERRIAPPEEAVEQALAVISGSRRPVVIVGHGARFQMDEVIALAEALDAPVLTTFKAKGQIPDDHPLGCGVLGRSGTPIASYFMNESDALLVFGASFSNHTGITPKRPIVQVDWDPMILGKFHAVKVPVWGEIGVTAKTLLHRLPERSEGENPRSEIAERWAIWRREKDRREAEGGGDNGSSGVHSAAVFAAMNRQVPADAILAVDVGNNTYSFGRYFECRRQAVLMSGYLGSIGFSFPAAMGAWAATRERGTPFAGRKVVSVSGDGGFGQYLAEITTAVKYGMNITHVLLNNCELGKISKEQRAGDWDVWQTSLVNPDFAAYAELCGAKGIRVTAAGDLDAALAEAIAHDGPSLVEVVTDAELV; this comes from the coding sequence ATGACGTCTGGCGCGGGATGGTTCAGGGTGCTGGCGCTGGAGGAGCTGCCGGAGGGGCGGGTCAAGTCCGTCACCTGCGCCCACCGCACCCTGTGCATGACCCACCACCAGGGCAGCTTCGCCGCCCTCGACAACCGTTGCCCCCACCAGGGCGGTCCGCTGGGGGAGGGGTCGATCGAAAAGGGCGTGCTGCGCTGCCCCTGGCACGGCTGGGACTACGATCCGCTCACCGGCAAGGCGCCGGGCTTCGACGACGGCGTCGAGACCTTTCCGGTGGAGGTGCGGCACGACGGCGTTTACGTTCGCCTGGAGGAAGAAGCGCCTCACGAGCCCACCGTGACGGACGTGATGGCCGAGACGATGGTCAACTGGGGAGTGCGCCAAGTGTGGGGCATGGTCGGCCACTCGAACCTCGGCCTGGCGGACGCGTTGCGGCGTCAGGAAAAGGCCGGCAGGGTCACCTTTTACGGCATCCGCCACGAGGGGGCCGCCTCCTTCGCCGCTTCCGCTTACGGCAAGCTCACCGGCCGCCCGGCGGCCTGCTTCGCCATCGCCGGTCCCGGCGCCACCAACCTCCTCACCGGCCTGTGGGATGCCCACGTCGACCGCTCGCCGGTGCTCGCCCTCACCGGCCAGGTCAACACCCAGGTGCTCGGCCCCGGCGCCTTCCAGGAGATCGACCTGGCGGCGGCCTTCGGTGGCGTCGCCCAGTGGAGCCAGCCGGTGCTGCACGACTCGAAGCCGGCAGAGCTGATCAACCTGGCCTTGAAGAGTGCCATCTTGAACCGCGGCGTGTCCCACCTGATCTTTCCGGACGAAGTGCAGGTGCTGCCGGCCGGCAGGGCCAAAGCCGGCGGGCCGCAGGGCCGCCTACCGGAGCGGCGCATCGCGCCGCCGGAGGAAGCGGTGGAGCAGGCTCTGGCGGTGATCTCCGGCAGTCGGCGCCCGGTGGTGATCGTCGGCCATGGCGCTCGCTTCCAAATGGACGAGGTGATCGCCCTGGCGGAGGCCCTCGATGCGCCGGTCCTTACCACCTTCAAGGCCAAGGGGCAGATCCCTGACGATCACCCGCTCGGCTGTGGCGTCCTGGGGAGGAGCGGTACCCCCATCGCCTCGTACTTCATGAACGAGTCCGACGCCCTGCTGGTGTTCGGCGCCAGCTTCTCGAACCACACCGGCATCACCCCCAAGCGGCCGATTGTGCAGGTGGACTGGGATCCGATGATCCTGGGCAAGTTCCACGCCGTGAAGGTGCCGGTGTGGGGCGAGATCGGGGTGACCGCGAAAACGCTCCTCCACCGCCTGCCGGAACGCTCGGAGGGCGAGAACCCGCGCTCGGAAATCGCCGAGCGTTGGGCCATCTGGCGGCGCGAGAAGGATCGCCGGGAGGCCGAGGGCGGTGGCGACAACGGATCCTCCGGAGTCCATTCCGCTGCCGTCTTCGCGGCCATGAATCGCCAGGTTCCGGCGGACGCCATCCTGGCGGTGGACGTCGGCAACAACACCTACTCCTTTGGACGCTACTTCGAGTGTCGGCGTCAGGCGGTGTTGATGTCCGGCTATCTGGGCTCCATCGGATTCTCCTTCCCGGCGGCGATGGGCGCCTGGGCGGCCACCCGGGAGAGGGGCACTCCCTTTGCCGGCCGCAAGGTGGTCTCCGTCTCCGGCGACGGCGGTTTCGGCCAGTACCTGGCGGAGATCACCACCGCCGTCAAGTACGGCATGAACATCACCCACGTCCTGCTCAACAACTGCGAGCTGGGCAAGATCAGCAAAGAGCAGCGGGCCGGCGATTGGGACGTATGGCAGACTTCCCTCGTCAACCCCGATTTCGCCGCCTACGCTGAACTCTGCGGCGCCAAGGGCATTCGCGTCACCGCCGCCGGCGACCTTGACGCCGCCCTTGCCGAGGCCATTGCCCACGATGGGCCGAGCTTGGTGGAGGTGGTGACGGACGCGGAGCTGGTGTAG
- a CDS encoding Ig-like domain-containing protein produces MRKRWTVLLVLAVLGVAVPTASQLSEGPGPRALPEPLGPQPLGASGGFPNVPQTPGAVLSGLNAPDQGRTAIIAYHNGVLFTVPELPSSQPGSDFQVRTWDLSDPTAPVITSTLGISPMPINAHGYFKSGGYLVIGPNWPPEAPWSFRAEAAPGTVTRTTFAGLEGAGVRGSLFQPWFAGPTYWSYGDVGGDARLELRGSTLATWDHLGLTGVVGHPFILGDLLIFASDQSRTGIATYDISDPTNPVLLDVLTTGGPGGYWPELWGGDGKLYAVFPYRSNGNGFRVADLTDPTDMRFVTDRALPGDASMYIQFQDEYAFMGSHKVDLRTFESVLFLDGANTTRPNDGGVGIDTSQFALPLGNLLVTGGIGPDQGMAIWAHQAAPDTRGPSVGFHIPQAGRTGYPVGAPISLLIHETLETSTLVNGSTFIVRPVGGGAIGGRLTFSFDDVLTFTPDPPLSPNTTYEVVLPDGGIEDAAGNGMVGTSWTFSTGATVNGNAPPSVDSLTASAYPLAPGQNATLTAAVSDPDGGTLEVRFDFGDGSPKTAWSTTPSASHAWAAAGHYQVTAQVRDRAGSLASGTLGVTVTVAPSGPAPTASAPLLCDAGNRRVWTVNPDNDSVSAVHADALTLDLEVPACADPRSIARAATGELWVTCRGDDTLRVLHPTTGAVVDTLPLGWGSAPSGMAFDPAGRTVYVALEGRGELRRFDGASRQETGSLALGPGPRAVAVSGDGDMVLVSRFLSPKDHAEVWEVDAAGFALARTLEIAKRGGEANRDTTASGKGVPNYLVGVTLSPDGESAWVPSNKPNTERGLFFADDLDQDNTVRNLLTRLDMAEGGSVADAIDIDNSDSASAVAFSPLGDYLFATLQGNDEVLVLDALAATGNPGFGSFVTRLATGAAPQGVCVDPVTNRTFVKNFLGRSLTVLETDALFRRGDKNVASTEVSTVTAEMLPPAVLAGKRIFYNASDPRMSAEGYLSCASCHLDGGHDGRVWDFNGRGEGFRNTTTLRGRSGMAQGNVHWTANFDEIQDFEGDIRSAFGGSGLMEDGDFDATRDPLGAPKAGLSADLDALAAYVASLGRETLPKSPFRQGDGSLTAQAATGRTIFAREGCGNCHGGPTFTDSRGPAALLHDVGTLRTTSGGRLGGPLAGIDTPTLLGVWNTAPYFHDGSAPTLRDVFTVAGGTTLQAEEGGVSGGAQRVDQWVDLNNDDTVHGRAYIALNQPGARLTLSGVDGGSGGPGALEIRYSSANLVDLDISVNGTPYALPAPPTGNEPSWRHTHWQVLRLEGIQWSAGAGNTLEIAAASSFPNLSLDDVLISAADDRAAAQPHRRAGALPAAEIDALLAYLRQLDRRPEDHPAAEIFTDGFETGNTAAWSQTVP; encoded by the coding sequence ATGCGCAAGCGGTGGACGGTTCTGCTGGTTCTCGCAGTCCTCGGGGTGGCGGTGCCGACCGCCTCCCAACTCTCGGAAGGCCCCGGCCCTAGAGCGCTCCCCGAACCGCTCGGCCCCCAACCCCTCGGCGCTAGCGGCGGCTTCCCCAACGTGCCGCAAACCCCGGGGGCCGTCCTCTCCGGCTTAAACGCTCCCGATCAGGGCCGCACGGCGATCATCGCCTACCACAACGGCGTGCTCTTCACCGTGCCGGAATTGCCGTCGAGCCAGCCGGGATCGGACTTCCAGGTACGCACCTGGGACCTGTCCGACCCGACCGCGCCGGTGATCACCAGCACCCTGGGGATTTCCCCCATGCCGATCAATGCCCACGGCTACTTCAAGAGCGGCGGCTACCTGGTGATCGGCCCCAACTGGCCGCCGGAGGCCCCCTGGAGCTTCCGCGCCGAGGCGGCGCCGGGGACCGTCACCCGCACCACCTTTGCCGGCCTCGAAGGGGCCGGGGTACGCGGCTCTCTCTTCCAGCCGTGGTTCGCCGGCCCGACCTACTGGAGCTACGGCGATGTGGGCGGCGATGCGCGCCTCGAACTGCGCGGCTCGACGCTCGCCACCTGGGACCACCTGGGGCTGACCGGAGTGGTGGGACACCCCTTCATTCTCGGCGACCTGCTGATCTTCGCCTCGGACCAAAGCCGCACCGGCATCGCCACCTACGACATCTCGGACCCCACCAACCCGGTGCTCCTCGACGTCCTCACCACCGGCGGCCCGGGCGGATACTGGCCGGAACTGTGGGGCGGCGACGGCAAGCTCTACGCGGTGTTTCCCTACCGCTCGAACGGCAACGGCTTCCGGGTGGCCGACCTGACGGACCCGACGGACATGAGATTCGTCACCGACCGCGCCCTGCCCGGCGACGCCTCGATGTACATCCAATTCCAGGACGAATACGCCTTCATGGGTTCCCACAAAGTCGATCTGCGCACCTTCGAGTCGGTGCTGTTCCTGGACGGCGCCAACACCACCCGCCCGAACGATGGCGGGGTGGGCATCGACACCAGCCAGTTCGCCCTGCCGCTGGGCAATCTGCTGGTCACCGGCGGCATCGGCCCGGACCAGGGAATGGCGATCTGGGCCCACCAGGCGGCGCCGGACACCCGCGGACCGAGCGTCGGTTTCCACATCCCCCAGGCGGGGCGTACCGGCTACCCGGTGGGAGCACCGATCAGCCTGCTGATCCACGAGACCCTGGAGACCTCGACCCTCGTCAACGGCAGCACCTTCATCGTACGGCCGGTCGGCGGCGGCGCCATTGGCGGCCGGCTGACCTTCTCCTTCGACGACGTGTTGACCTTCACTCCGGACCCACCGCTCTCGCCCAACACCACCTACGAGGTGGTGCTGCCGGATGGCGGCATCGAGGACGCCGCCGGCAACGGCATGGTCGGCACCTCTTGGACCTTCTCCACCGGCGCGACGGTCAACGGCAACGCGCCGCCGTCGGTGGACAGCCTCACCGCCTCGGCCTACCCCTTGGCGCCGGGGCAAAACGCGACGCTGACCGCCGCCGTGTCCGATCCCGACGGCGGCACGCTCGAGGTGCGCTTCGACTTTGGTGACGGCTCGCCGAAGACCGCTTGGTCCACCACGCCATCGGCCAGCCACGCCTGGGCAGCGGCCGGACACTACCAGGTGACCGCCCAGGTGCGCGACCGCGCCGGCTCCCTCGCCTCGGGCACCCTCGGCGTCACCGTGACGGTCGCCCCGAGCGGTCCGGCGCCCACCGCCAGCGCGCCGCTACTGTGCGACGCGGGCAACCGGCGGGTGTGGACCGTGAACCCGGACAACGACTCCGTTTCCGCCGTCCACGCTGACGCCCTCACCCTCGACCTCGAAGTGCCGGCGTGCGCCGATCCGCGCTCCATTGCCCGGGCCGCGACCGGCGAGCTGTGGGTGACCTGCCGCGGCGACGACACCCTGCGGGTCCTCCACCCCACCACCGGCGCCGTCGTCGACACGTTGCCCCTGGGGTGGGGCAGCGCGCCTTCGGGCATGGCCTTCGATCCGGCCGGTAGGACGGTCTACGTCGCCCTCGAAGGACGCGGCGAACTGCGCCGCTTCGACGGCGCCAGCCGGCAGGAGACCGGCAGCCTGGCTCTCGGTCCGGGGCCGCGGGCGGTGGCGGTGAGTGGCGACGGCGATATGGTGCTGGTCAGCCGCTTCCTATCGCCCAAGGACCACGCCGAGGTGTGGGAGGTCGACGCGGCCGGCTTCGCCCTCGCCCGCACCCTGGAAATCGCAAAGCGCGGCGGCGAGGCCAACCGCGACACCACCGCCTCCGGCAAGGGCGTGCCGAACTACCTGGTGGGGGTCACCCTGTCGCCGGACGGTGAGAGCGCTTGGGTGCCCTCCAACAAGCCCAACACCGAGCGCGGTCTGTTCTTCGCCGACGACCTCGACCAGGACAACACCGTTCGCAACCTGCTGACCCGGCTGGACATGGCCGAGGGCGGATCCGTCGCCGACGCGATCGACATCGACAACAGCGACTCGGCCTCCGCCGTCGCCTTCTCGCCCCTGGGCGACTACCTTTTCGCCACCCTGCAGGGCAACGACGAGGTACTGGTGCTCGACGCCCTGGCCGCCACCGGCAATCCCGGCTTCGGCAGCTTCGTCACCCGCCTGGCGACGGGCGCTGCGCCGCAAGGGGTGTGCGTCGACCCGGTGACGAACCGCACCTTCGTCAAGAACTTCCTCGGCCGCAGCCTGACGGTGCTAGAAACGGACGCCCTTTTCCGCCGCGGAGACAAGAACGTCGCCTCGACGGAGGTGTCGACGGTCACCGCGGAGATGCTGCCGCCGGCGGTGCTGGCCGGCAAGCGCATCTTCTACAACGCCTCGGACCCGCGGATGAGCGCCGAGGGATACCTCTCCTGCGCCTCCTGCCACCTGGACGGCGGTCACGACGGCCGGGTGTGGGATTTCAACGGCCGCGGCGAGGGCTTCCGCAACACCACCACCCTGCGCGGCCGCAGCGGCATGGCGCAGGGGAACGTCCACTGGACCGCCAACTTCGACGAGATCCAGGACTTCGAGGGCGACATCCGCAGCGCCTTCGGCGGCTCTGGCCTGATGGAGGATGGCGACTTCGACGCCACCCGCGATCCCCTCGGCGCGCCCAAGGCTGGCCTGAGCGCCGACCTCGACGCCCTCGCCGCCTACGTCGCCTCCCTCGGCCGGGAGACCCTGCCCAAGAGCCCCTTCCGGCAGGGCGACGGATCCTTGACCGCCCAGGCCGCGACCGGCCGAACGATCTTCGCGCGCGAAGGGTGCGGCAACTGCCACGGCGGCCCCACCTTCACCGACAGCCGCGGACCGGCGGCCCTGCTGCACGATGTGGGGACGCTCCGCACCACCTCCGGTGGCCGCCTTGGCGGCCCGCTGGCGGGTATCGATACGCCCACTCTGCTCGGGGTGTGGAACACCGCGCCCTACTTTCACGACGGTTCGGCGCCCACCCTGCGCGACGTCTTCACGGTGGCCGGCGGCACCACCCTGCAGGCGGAAGAGGGCGGCGTCTCCGGCGGTGCCCAGCGGGTCGATCAGTGGGTGGACCTGAACAACGACGACACGGTCCACGGCAGGGCCTACATCGCCCTCAACCAACCCGGCGCCCGCCTCACCTTGAGCGGCGTGGACGGCGGCTCTGGCGGTCCAGGAGCCCTGGAGATCCGCTACAGCTCCGCCAATCTGGTCGATCTCGACATCTCGGTCAACGGCACGCCCTACGCCCTCCCCGCCCCGCCCACCGGCAACGAGCCGAGCTGGCGACATACCCACTGGCAAGTCCTACGTCTCGAAGGAATCCAGTGGAGCGCCGGCGCCGGAAATACCCTTGAGATCGCCGCCGCGTCGAGCTTCCCGAACTTGAGCCTCGACGACGTACTGATTTCGGCCGCCGACGACCGCGCCGCCGCCCAGCCTCACCGCCGCGCCGGCGCCCTGCCGGCGGCGGAGATCGACGCCCTGCTGGCCTACCTCCGGCAGCTCGACCGCCGCCCCGAAGACCATCCGGCGGCCGAGATCTTCACCGACGGCTTCGAAACCGGCAACACGGCCGCCTGGTCGCAGACGGTGCCGTAA
- a CDS encoding insulinase family protein, whose translation MRQRFAFSVIAVLLLLVLGGCASSGVLPERPREIRLEDPLPLDPSVRSGRLDNGLTYLIRAYGKPAERADVRLVVDAGSLVEEEDQRGLAHFVEHMAFNGSEHFGEQELVDYLESIGMRFGPDINAYTSFDETVYTLTVPTDDPLLLDRAFLILEDWAHGVAFDEAAVERERGVVIEEWRLGRGAGARLRDAQLPVMLRGSRYAERLPIGELEVLETATAADLRRFYETWYRPDRMAVVAVGDFDPDEVEEAIRSRFSNLRPADEAAPPSTFDIPAHDETLFTLNSDPEVSNTFVSVQYKLPAAEQGTFGTYRRRLVETLYLSILNERLSVTARQPEPPFLFASASQGALVRAGEVFTLAAAVEPGRSAAGLAAVLTEAERAFRHGVTEGEVERAKRNMLLFYDQALVEIEKLDSSLFAAEYTRHFLTDEPIPGIAREVAMVHVFLPGISPREVHTVGSRWMEEGSRVVSVTAPESATVPLPAQETLATVLAGVAATEIEPYDDRTLDRPLLDAAPEPGEIVAESAVPEVSLTRWILSNGIEVLLRPTDFQNDQILLAGFSPGGLSLVSDRDHPSGFLATTLVGEGGLGAFDQVQLAKALSGVAAGAQPYLTELEEGITASASINSLKEMFELVYLTFTAPRIDPQAADAFLARSRALVKDRLANPGTVFSDRMVRALTQDHPRRRPVSVALLEEVDLETAVEVYRDRFGDAGDFTFVLVGSFDIDDLREPVRTYLASLPATGREETWRDVAPRAPAGNVEVEVTKGLEPRSTVQVVFSRDVEWSREGEYAMGTLESILGARLREVLREDLGATYGVQVSSSLTSRPFEHATLRIAFGCAPEKVEELRSVVFSELERLRSEPVEEDELDKVLEAQRRSRELRLKQNAFWVGALKTYEVRGIDPRDLLKFEELIGAMTPERVRRAAEEYIDPERYVFGVLYPEGESVETEATAAEESAAAGG comes from the coding sequence GTGAGACAACGGTTCGCATTCTCGGTGATTGCGGTTCTCCTGCTCCTTGTGCTCGGCGGCTGTGCTTCTTCCGGTGTGCTGCCGGAGCGGCCGCGGGAGATTCGGCTGGAGGATCCGCTACCGCTCGATCCGTCGGTGCGTTCCGGGCGCCTCGACAACGGTTTGACCTACCTGATTCGGGCCTATGGCAAGCCCGCCGAAAGGGCCGATGTGCGGCTGGTGGTGGATGCCGGTTCGCTGGTCGAGGAAGAGGACCAGCGCGGTCTGGCGCACTTCGTGGAGCACATGGCCTTCAATGGCAGTGAGCACTTCGGCGAGCAGGAACTGGTGGATTACCTGGAGTCCATCGGCATGCGCTTCGGGCCAGACATCAACGCCTACACCAGCTTCGACGAGACGGTGTACACGTTGACCGTGCCGACGGACGATCCGCTGCTGCTCGATCGCGCGTTCTTGATCCTCGAAGATTGGGCCCACGGTGTCGCCTTCGACGAGGCGGCGGTGGAGCGGGAGCGGGGGGTGGTGATCGAGGAGTGGCGCCTAGGGCGCGGCGCCGGCGCCCGGTTGCGGGATGCTCAACTGCCGGTGATGCTCCGGGGGTCGCGCTACGCGGAGCGTTTGCCGATCGGCGAGTTGGAAGTTCTGGAGACTGCCACTGCGGCGGATTTGCGGCGCTTCTACGAGACCTGGTACCGACCCGACCGGATGGCGGTGGTGGCGGTGGGGGACTTCGATCCGGATGAGGTCGAGGAGGCCATTCGAAGCCGATTCAGCAACTTGCGGCCGGCCGATGAGGCGGCTCCGCCCTCGACCTTCGACATTCCTGCCCACGACGAGACGCTGTTCACCCTCAACTCGGACCCGGAGGTCTCCAACACCTTCGTCTCGGTGCAGTACAAGTTGCCGGCCGCTGAGCAGGGCACCTTCGGCACCTACCGCCGCCGCCTGGTCGAAACGCTCTACCTGTCGATCCTCAACGAGCGCTTGTCGGTGACCGCCCGTCAGCCGGAGCCGCCCTTCCTCTTCGCCTCGGCGTCGCAGGGCGCCCTGGTGCGGGCCGGAGAAGTCTTCACCCTGGCCGCGGCGGTCGAGCCGGGGCGCTCGGCGGCAGGTTTGGCGGCGGTCTTGACGGAGGCCGAGCGAGCCTTCCGGCACGGGGTGACGGAGGGTGAAGTGGAGCGCGCCAAGCGCAACATGCTGCTGTTCTACGACCAGGCCCTGGTGGAGATTGAGAAGCTCGACTCATCCCTCTTCGCCGCCGAGTACACCCGTCACTTCCTTACCGACGAGCCGATCCCGGGGATCGCCCGGGAGGTGGCGATGGTGCACGTCTTCCTGCCCGGCATTTCGCCGCGGGAGGTGCATACGGTGGGTTCCCGCTGGATGGAGGAAGGGAGTCGCGTGGTGTCCGTGACGGCGCCGGAGTCGGCCACCGTTCCGCTGCCGGCGCAAGAAACCTTGGCGACGGTGCTGGCCGGAGTGGCGGCGACGGAGATCGAGCCCTACGACGACCGCACCCTCGACCGGCCGCTACTCGACGCCGCGCCGGAACCGGGAGAGATTGTGGCGGAGAGCGCCGTGCCGGAGGTTTCCCTCACCCGCTGGATCCTGTCGAACGGCATCGAGGTCCTGCTGCGGCCGACGGATTTCCAGAACGATCAAATCCTGCTCGCGGGCTTCAGCCCCGGCGGTCTGTCGCTGGTCAGCGATCGGGACCACCCCTCCGGCTTCCTTGCCACCACCCTGGTCGGCGAAGGAGGCCTCGGGGCCTTCGACCAAGTGCAGCTCGCCAAAGCCCTTTCCGGCGTCGCGGCCGGGGCGCAGCCCTACCTGACGGAGCTGGAAGAGGGCATCACCGCTAGCGCTTCGATCAACAGTCTCAAAGAGATGTTCGAGCTGGTGTACCTGACCTTCACGGCGCCGCGCATCGACCCGCAAGCGGCGGATGCCTTTCTCGCCCGTTCGCGGGCGCTGGTCAAGGATCGCCTCGCCAACCCCGGCACGGTGTTTTCGGATCGCATGGTGCGGGCCTTGACCCAGGATCACCCGCGCCGCCGGCCGGTGTCCGTGGCGCTCCTGGAGGAGGTCGACCTGGAGACGGCGGTGGAGGTGTATCGCGATCGCTTTGGCGATGCCGGCGATTTCACCTTCGTTCTGGTGGGCTCCTTCGACATCGATGATCTGCGCGAGCCGGTGCGCACCTACCTCGCCTCGCTGCCGGCGACCGGCCGCGAGGAGACCTGGCGGGACGTGGCGCCGCGGGCGCCCGCCGGCAACGTGGAGGTGGAAGTCACCAAGGGCCTGGAGCCGAGGAGCACTGTGCAGGTGGTGTTTTCCCGCGATGTCGAGTGGAGCCGCGAAGGGGAGTACGCCATGGGCACCCTGGAATCGATCCTCGGGGCGCGCCTGCGGGAGGTCCTGCGGGAAGACCTGGGCGCGACCTATGGTGTCCAGGTGTCCAGTAGCCTGACCTCCCGGCCCTTCGAGCACGCCACCCTGCGGATCGCCTTCGGCTGTGCGCCGGAGAAGGTGGAGGAGCTGCGGTCGGTGGTGTTTTCGGAACTCGAACGGCTGCGCAGCGAGCCGGTCGAGGAGGACGAGCTGGACAAGGTGCTGGAGGCGCAGCGGCGTAGCCGCGAGCTGCGCCTGAAGCAAAACGCCTTCTGGGTGGGTGCTCTCAAAACCTACGAGGTGCGGGGCATCGATCCGCGAGACCTGCTGAAGTTCGAAGAACTGATCGGCGCCATGACCCCGGAGCGGGTGCGCCGGGCGGCGGAGGAGTACATCGACCCGGAGCGCTACGTGTTCGGGGTGCTCTATCCGGAAGGGGAGAGCGTCGAAACGGAAGCCACCGCCGCCGAGGAATCCGCCGCGGCCGGCGGCTAG